In the Platichthys flesus chromosome 14, fPlaFle2.1, whole genome shotgun sequence genome, agggaatgcattatgcctaTGAATGTCCTCaataagatagaagtacaaagttgtgtgtgtgtgtgatgcgtCAGTTTTCAGACcgtatttattttaatgaatcgTCCCGATGTAAAGGAAAATGATAATGACCAAGTGTCTAACACATGAGGAGGTTTGAGTTGCTCTCTACTTTGTTTGCAGTCTGTGGTCAACACGATGGATCTGATATAAaggtgatgaagaagatggCGGTGTCGGCAGGTTATATGGGACTGAAGCCAGGTGAGGACGTGCGTGACACGGCGAGCACACGCTCCGATCCTCCCTGGCTGAGTTTCTCTGCGGTGCGAAGGCCGCCGTAGAGCCTCTCCTCCACTGATTCCGCCAGCTTGTCAGACAGACTGCCTTCCTCCTGCAGGGACACCTCTGACAGGATAGCTTGACTACCGttgttgttcctgttgttgCATCTTGGATCCATGCAGCTTGTTTGTGCAGTCCCAGTGTTCAAAGACTGGCTGCCTGTGCTTTCAGAGTCCTTGCTTGCGGTGACTTGGCAGCCGTGGCCTTCTCCGCCCGACCCTGCGCAACTGGAGCTGCTCCTTTTTGCAACTGTGCCTTCAGATGTTTTGCTTGCTGCAACTCCGTCCTTGGATGGATCTTTGTTCTCCCCACTCTCGATGGCTGCCTCCTCGCAATCTGCAACCTCGCTGGCTTCTTCGTCGGCAGCACTTGCGATGCGTGAGAGCGTGCTGTGATACCTGGTGTCCAGAGGGTATCCGGCGCTGTCACCCCTTCTCAGCGGAGTAAACCTCTGCCTCTCTAAAGAAGGGGAGTACCTACCCCCGGTGCATGACCCTGGGTCGCTGTATTGCTTGTGTCTCTGCCACTGCTTCCGAAGGTGAACCCTGGAGCGGTGCCTGGAGCGCAGCGGAGATTCCTGCTGGTCGAACCGGGGGTCATGTCGCAGGAACTCGTTGAAAAGTGCATCCGTCTTCTCGTCAATGCTGTAGTCGCGGTGGCGGAGGCGAGGTCTGTGAGGACTAGGGGGCGGTGGGATTTGCTTCATCAGAGGAGTTATGAGCTGTGATTGTGACACTGGAGGTTTCTGAGGATGAAGGGATTTCAGAAGTTGGTATGGTTCTTGAAGGGTAAGAGACTGGCTGCAGGTGTGAGCTCTCGCCTTtagtttctctgtctctgtgccaTCGGCCATCTCGtcttccatctcctcctgaAACAGTTTGGATTCTatgctctcacacactgaaccttttctTCCAGAGTTGGTGAAGAACAACCTTCTCTCCGATGCTGTCTTTCCTCTCTGGGATCCTGGAGTCCCAAAAAGTCGCATCTCCTCAGGGGCCCTGGATGGTGCTTCAATAGAGGCGTAGCCACTGTCCATCTGAAGGAGCTTCCTGTTACTcgcctcaccctctcctccgGCTCCACTTCCCATCTCAGTGTCGCCACCTGTGGCTCCTCTGATTCCTCCATCCATGACCTCCCCCACCCCTTCTCCGTCAGGGTCATCATCCAGATCCTGGGACAAGTAGCTGTCCAGACCAGAGCGAGCTCCCGCACCACCATAGGATGAGACGCTATCGGCATCACTGCGGATGGACTCCCGATCTGTGCTGCTCTGGTCTGAGGAGGCGTATTGCTCCAGGGAGGCCCTCAAGCTCCAAATGTCTCTgtacagagagggagggggctCCAAGCTCTCCTGCCGAATCATGAAGGAAAGAGACGACCCGGAGTCGGCCCTTCGCCGGGCCTCAGCTCCCAGCACCACGTCTTCTACGTCCGCCTCATTCTTTCTCCTCACATCTGCGTCCATGCCCTCTGTCTGTGCACCATTTGTTTTCCTCAACATGTCTTCAAACCGTTCTGCAGCTTCTTGTTGCGCCCCAAATGGGTCGTCATCCTCCTTCCATCCCAGCTTGACTCCCACGGCTTCTGCTCTTACAACTCTTACACCTAGTTTTGTTTCAGTTTCCACTCCTGTCCCGTTGGTTGTGGCCTCGTCGTGTCTCTTGGCATGACAGTCGTCCGCTTGCAAACAGGTTTCC is a window encoding:
- the LOC133968358 gene encoding voltage-dependent calcium channel beta subunit-associated regulatory protein-like translates to MALQSLKEVPVSAGQVENYVLLLVLLSVFAGGTLVLLSLLLLFCHHCCMGGRRYSRASDDPEKTNTTYAEDSQPTQEITIRLDESDALSASSCHEGESERFVFTGSTGRRVSFNESALYEQEKTTQEKGRRYTLTEGDFHHLKKARLTHLHLAPAPCDLKILTIMECDSADSSMVNISDTAAQKLPLTIYQPGERRVPDWLGQSLSGGLPGDPHHSIILDQGLRQTSSVMKPQHTRSQTMEAIGDRAEAESEGSMRGELIQAQGQTSVLHFFSKLRRHASLEGAGPFFRRWKFDSSPRAASLDAKGSPKRRPFQRQRAASETTDHTEDESLSLQDEVMESSPHTPIQTSELQSLSAESLSHHTTTPPSSVFLSRLNLEAMAEVGRGSSTRREETCLQADDCHAKRHDEATTNGTGVETETKLGVRVVRAEAVGVKLGWKEDDDPFGAQQEAAERFEDMLRKTNGAQTEGMDADVRRKNEADVEDVVLGAEARRRADSGSSLSFMIRQESLEPPPSLYRDIWSLRASLEQYASSDQSSTDRESIRSDADSVSSYGGAGARSGLDSYLSQDLDDDPDGEGVGEVMDGGIRGATGGDTEMGSGAGGEGEASNRKLLQMDSGYASIEAPSRAPEEMRLFGTPGSQRGKTASERRLFFTNSGRKGSVCESIESKLFQEEMEDEMADGTETEKLKARAHTCSQSLTLQEPYQLLKSLHPQKPPVSQSQLITPLMKQIPPPPSPHRPRLRHRDYSIDEKTDALFNEFLRHDPRFDQQESPLRSRHRSRVHLRKQWQRHKQYSDPGSCTGGRYSPSLERQRFTPLRRGDSAGYPLDTRYHSTLSRIASAADEEASEVADCEEAAIESGENKDPSKDGVAASKTSEGTVAKRSSSSCAGSGGEGHGCQVTASKDSESTGSQSLNTGTAQTSCMDPRCNNRNNNGSQAILSEVSLQEEGSLSDKLAESVEERLYGGLRTAEKLSQGGSERVLAVSRTSSPGFSPI